GCCGTACGGGACAGCCACAACCCGCTCAAACATGATGCCACGCCTGAACAGCAGATCGTCTTCGCGCAGAATGTAGCCGATCGCTTTCACTCGACGAAACGCGAAGAGCGAATTCACGAGGAAGAACACGACGAGGCCCCAGAGGCCGAGCGTCAGCCAGAGCGGAACGTCGCCGTGGTTCGTGAGCGACACGATGATGACTCCGACGAGCGGAAAGAACGACATCACCACATTGATGATGAGATCAGAGACAGCGTACTTTGGCGAAACTCTGTGCCAC
Above is a window of Leucobacter aridicollis DNA encoding:
- a CDS encoding PH domain-containing protein, giving the protein MTHQTFPALEPTWHRVSPKYAVSDLIINVVMSFFPLVGVIIVSLTNHGDVPLWLTLGLWGLVVFFLVNSLFAFRRVKAIGYILREDDLLFRRGIMFERVVAVPYGRLQLVDITRGPLLRALGLSTLKFVTASAATGVQLPGLTASDAEQLRDRLVELAESRRSGL